Genomic segment of Paraburkholderia agricolaris:
GTACGCGTTGCGGTAACGCTTTGTCGCCCCAGTAATCCGGATTGCGCACGAACGATGCACCGACCTTCGCCTGATACTTTTCGAGCTTGAACGGGCCGGTGCCGATGAAGCTCTTTTCATAACCACCCGCATAGTTCGCGGGCAGGATCACTGCGTTGTAATTGTCGGAGGAAACGTAGTACGGGAAGTTGCCGTTCGGAGCATCGAGGTGGAAGGCGACCGTGTGCTCGTCGACCACTTTCGCGCCGCCTTTCGACAACACGCCCTTGAGCACCGACAGCGCCGCCGAACCGCTGGCCGGATCGGCGAGACGATCGAAAGTGGCGACGACATCTTTGGCGGTGAATGCCTGGCCGTCGTGGAATTTGACGTTCGGCCGCAGCTTGAAAGTCCACACGTCGCCTTTGTCGTTCGGCTTCCACGACAAGGCGAGCGCGGGCTTCAGCACGAGCTTTTCGCCGTCGTCGTCGATCAGGAATTCGCCGGTCTGGTTCAGCAGCGCGAGACTCGCGGCATCGGTCACGGTGAGCGGATCGACCGCACCGGCCGGCGTCAGGTGGGCCACGCGGATCGTCTGGTTAGACGGGCCCGGCGCGCCTTGTGCGCGTGCCAGCGGCGCATTCAGCACGCCGCCGCCGGCCAGCGATAAACCGATCACGCCGGCATAGCGCAGCAGATCGCGGCGCGTGATGCGGCCGGCGATGAATTCGTCGATAGCGTGGTTGCCGTAGGCGTCGGCGGTGTGGCGGGCCAGGTCGAGTCCGGAAAGTCGATCCGCGGGAGTCTTCATCGATGGAGTATCCAGTCCGTTCTGTTGTCGGTTCTGAAGGGCCGCGCCGGATGCGCGCGGCAGGGTAGCGGGTTTGCGATGACGCAACGCGGTTTCAGTGTAAGCGATTGCCTGCGGATTCGGCGCGCCTGCAAGGGCGCGGGGGGCCGGTTTCGCGGATAAAAGAGCCCCCGTGTATCGTCGGGACAACGCTCGATGCATGCTGCGCAGCGCCCGGCCACGGATCGTATGGCGCGCTTCCTGCGCGAGGCCGATGCCGTAGCGCAGGAAGCGCTGCTGCGATGGCATCCTTACCGATCAGGCCGGTACCGGCGAGTTGGATTTACCGCGCGCCGGGGGCGGGCCACTGGCACGACACGCGAGACGGCGCGGACAAGAGATTCAATGTTCGTGCGGATGTTTGTGAATCGGATCGACCCAGAAGACCGTTTCCGGTGCTTCCACCGCGTCGATGTTCAGATTTACCACCACGGCCTCATTGTCGCTGCGTACCAGCACGCATTCGAGCGGCTCGTCGGTACTCGCGTTGATTTCCTGATGCGGCACATAGGGCGGCACGAAGATGAAATCGCCCGGGCCGGCCTCGGCTGTGAACTCCAGATGTTCGCCCCAGCGCATGCGGGCCTGGCCTCGCACGACGTAAATCACGCTTTCGAGCGCGCCGTGATGGTGCGCGCCGGTCTTTGCATTCGGATGGATCGTCACGGTGCCGGCCCAGATTTTCTGCGCCCCGACCCGTGCCGCATTGATCGCCGCCGCCCGATTCATACCGGGCGTTTGCGCGGTATTGCTGTCGAGCTGGTCGGCCTTGATGACCTTCACGCCGTGCTCGCGCCAGTCGACCGGTGCCGACGGGTGCTCGTCCTTGTAATGCGGGTGTTCGTGATCCTGGCTCATGGTGTGTCTCCTCGTGGGCGGCCGTCCGGGTGCTGGGCACGTCGCCTTGCGGCATTTTTGCACGTTCAGAAACAGGCGTGTGGCTCGCCGATGCGTGCGTTCGCATTTTCCGAACCCGCCCGGAACCCTTGTCGTTTGTCTCGTGCGGGCTGCTTTTACGAGTAGTCCGATAGCGCCGCCGCATGCGCTAACGCAGGCTGGCGCTCTGTCAATTTTCAAGGGTTTAACCACCATGAAGCAGATTAAACGATTGTCCGGTGGCGTGTTGCTATGCATGGCCTTTGCCGCGTCCAGCGCCTGGGCCGAACCCGGCCACGAATGGGGCTACAGTGGCGACCACGGCCCTGCTCACTGGGGGGCAATCAGCAAAGACTTTCATGCTTGCGAAAGCGGCCGCGCTGAATCGCCGATCAATATCGAAAGTGCGAAGAAGGCGCCCGCCGATATGCCCAGGCTGAAAATCAACTACCAGCCGCTGCCCATCGACATTTCCAACACCGGGCACTCCGTACAGTTCAACGCGGCACCGGGCACGGATAGCATTTCGCTTGGTGGCCGTGCCTACCAACTGGTCCAGTTCCACTTTCACGCACCGGGTGAAGAGCGCTTCGCCGGCAACGCAAGCGTGATGGATGCTCACTTCGTTCACCGTGCCGACGATGGCAAACTGCTCGTACTCGCGGTTCAGTTCAAACTCGGGGCGCAAGCCAATCCGGTTATTCAGGCCTTGCTGGATCGTATCCCTCATGAGAAGGGCGCTGAGCTGGTGGCGAGTGGCGTCGCGATCAACCCGCTCGACCTGCTGCCGGGGAATCCCGGTTACTACACCTATAGCGGCTCGCTGACCACGCCGCCTTGCTCGGAAGGGGTGACCTGGATCGAGTTCAAGGAACCCGTCACGATCACGCCGCAGCAACTGCACGCGATGGAGGCGTTCTATCACGGCAATCAACGCCCTGTGCAAGCGCTTAACGGTCGCGATATCTGGGACGTCGAGTGATTCGCCGGCACGTGAAGCGTGCCGGTATTCACGATCCCCGCGCCACGGTGAAAAAAAAGCCCGTCCAAAAAAAGACGGGCTTTTTTGCTTCAGTCTGGGTGGCCGCACATTGCGTGCAGCTACCTCGTGCTTACTTCTGCTTCGAGCTGATCACGGCTTCCGCGACGTTGTTCGGCGTTTCCGCGTAGTGCTTGAACTCCATCGTGTAGGTCGCGCGGCCTTGCGTGGCTGAACGCAGCGACGTCGAATAGCCGAACATCTCCGCGAGCGGCACTTCGGCGCGCACCAGCTTGCCGCCACCGCCGGCGATGTCTTCCATGCCCTGCACCATGCCGCGACGGCTCGACAGATCGCCCATCACGTTGCCCATGAAGTCTTCCGGCGTTTCCACTTCGACGGCCATCATCGGTTCGAGCAACACGGGCCTTGCCTTGCGCATCGCATCCTTGAAGGCCATCGAACCGGCCATGCGGAAGGCGTTTTCGTTCGAGTCGACGTCGTGGTACGAACCGAAGGTCAGTGTCACTTTCACGTCGACCACCGGATAGCCCGCCAGCACGCCGGCCTTCAGCGTTTCCTGAATGCCCTTGTCGACCGCCGGAATGTATTCACGTGGAATCACGCCACCCTTGATCGCGTCGACGAACTCGTAGCCTTTGCCTTGCGCCGACGGCTCGAGCGTAATCACCGCGTGGCCGTACTGGCCACGGCCGCCCGACTGCTTGACGAACTTGCCTTCGACATCTTCGACCTTGTTGCGCACCGTTTCGCGGTAAGCCACCTGCGGCTTGCCGACGGTCGCCTCGACGCCGAACTCGCGCTTCATCCGGTCGACCAGAATTTCCAGGTGCAACTCGCCCATCCCGGAGATGATCGTCTGGCCGGATTCTTCATCCGTCTGCACGCGGAACGACGGGTCTTCCTGCGCGAGACGATTGAGCGCGATGCCCATCTTCTCCTGATCGACCTTGGTCTTCGGCTCGACGGCCTGCGAAATCACCGGTTCCGGGAAGATCATCCGTTCGAGAATGATCACGTGCTGCGGATCGCACAGCGTGTCGCCGGTGGTCGCTTCCTTCAGGCCGACTGCCGCGGCGATGTCGCCTGCGTAGACTTCCTTGATTTCCTTGCGCTCGTTCGCATGCATCTGCAGGATCCGGCCAAGGCGCTCCTTCTTCTCCTTGACCGCGTTGTAGACGGTGTCGCCCGAATTCACCACGCCCGAATACACGCGGAAGAAGATCAGCTGGCCGACGAACGGGTCGGTCATGATCTTGAAGGCGAGCGCCGAGAACGGATCGTCGTCGCGCGGATGACGCTCGATTTCCCTGTCGTGTTCGTCGTGGCCTGTGATGGCGGGCACATCGACCGGCGACGGCAGATAGTCGATCACCGCGTCGAGCATGGCCTGCACGCCCTTGTTCTTGAACGCGCTGCCACACAGCATCGGCACGATCTCGTTGGCGATGGTGCGCACACGGATGCCGTGCTTGATTTCCTCTTCGGTCAGCGTTCCGCCGTGCAGGTATTTGTCGAGCAGTTCCTCGTTCGCTTCAGCGGCGGCCTCGACCATCTTGTCGTGCCATTCCTTCGCGGTATCCGCGAGTTCCGCCGGGATGTCGCGATACTCGAACTTGATCCCCTGGTTCTCTTCGTCCCAGTAGATCGCCTTCATCTTGACGAGGTCGACCACACCCTGGAAATGGTCTTCCGCGCCGACCGGAATCTGGATCGGCACCGCGACGCCCTTCAGGCGATCGCCGATCTGCCGCTGCACGCGAAAGAAGTCCGCGCCAACCCGGTCCATCTTGTTGACGAACGCGATGCGCGGCACCTTGTACTTGTTCGCCTGGCGCCACACGGTTTCGGATTGCGGCTGCACGCCGCCGACCGAGTCGTACACCATGCACGCGCCGTCGAGCACGCGCATCGAGCGTTCCACTTCAATCGTGAAGTCGACGTGGCCCGGGGTGTCGATGATGTTGATCCGGTGTTCGGGATAGTTGCCGGCCATGCCCTTCCAGAAGGCGGTGGTAGCCGCCGACGTGATGGTGATGCCGCGCTCCTGCTCCTGTTCCATCCAGTCCATCGTCGCAGCACCGTCGTGAACCTCGCCGATCTTGTGGGTCACGCCTGTGTAGAACAGGATGCGTTCGGTGGTGGTGGTTTTGCCGGCGTCGATGTGAGCGCTAATGCCGATATTCCGGTAGCGCTCGATGGGAGTCTTGCGGGGCACGTGAACCTCCTTGAAATGGCGCGCCTGAAACGCTTGCCGGGCGACACGCTGTGCCGCCCGGGGAGCCTGTGTGCTGCTTTACTGAGAATACTAGGATAGCGCGTCGGCCCGTCTTTTGCAGGAATCTTGCCAGCCGCGTGTGATGGCCTGCTGGCATGGCTCTCCGCCCGGCGCCAGGCATGGCCTGCTCCGCGTGGAACGCAAAAAAAGCCGGCACCTCGTGAAAGGCACCGGCTTTTCCGGACAGCGGCCGCTCGAGGAACGGCGGGGTGACGCCGTGGCGGCGCGCGTTTAGTGCGTTTATTGCGCGGCCGGCAACCCCTGGA
This window contains:
- the fusA gene encoding elongation factor G; this translates as MPRKTPIERYRNIGISAHIDAGKTTTTERILFYTGVTHKIGEVHDGAATMDWMEQEQERGITITSAATTAFWKGMAGNYPEHRINIIDTPGHVDFTIEVERSMRVLDGACMVYDSVGGVQPQSETVWRQANKYKVPRIAFVNKMDRVGADFFRVQRQIGDRLKGVAVPIQIPVGAEDHFQGVVDLVKMKAIYWDEENQGIKFEYRDIPAELADTAKEWHDKMVEAAAEANEELLDKYLHGGTLTEEEIKHGIRVRTIANEIVPMLCGSAFKNKGVQAMLDAVIDYLPSPVDVPAITGHDEHDREIERHPRDDDPFSALAFKIMTDPFVGQLIFFRVYSGVVNSGDTVYNAVKEKKERLGRILQMHANERKEIKEVYAGDIAAAVGLKEATTGDTLCDPQHVIILERMIFPEPVISQAVEPKTKVDQEKMGIALNRLAQEDPSFRVQTDEESGQTIISGMGELHLEILVDRMKREFGVEATVGKPQVAYRETVRNKVEDVEGKFVKQSGGRGQYGHAVITLEPSAQGKGYEFVDAIKGGVIPREYIPAVDKGIQETLKAGVLAGYPVVDVKVTLTFGSYHDVDSNENAFRMAGSMAFKDAMRKARPVLLEPMMAVEVETPEDFMGNVMGDLSSRRGMVQGMEDIAGGGGKLVRAEVPLAEMFGYSTSLRSATQGRATYTMEFKHYAETPNNVAEAVISSKQK
- a CDS encoding carbonic anhydrase, with protein sequence MKQIKRLSGGVLLCMAFAASSAWAEPGHEWGYSGDHGPAHWGAISKDFHACESGRAESPINIESAKKAPADMPRLKINYQPLPIDISNTGHSVQFNAAPGTDSISLGGRAYQLVQFHFHAPGEERFAGNASVMDAHFVHRADDGKLLVLAVQFKLGAQANPVIQALLDRIPHEKGAELVASGVAINPLDLLPGNPGYYTYSGSLTTPPCSEGVTWIEFKEPVTITPQQLHAMEAFYHGNQRPVQALNGRDIWDVE
- a CDS encoding cupin domain-containing protein, translating into MSQDHEHPHYKDEHPSAPVDWREHGVKVIKADQLDSNTAQTPGMNRAAAINAARVGAQKIWAGTVTIHPNAKTGAHHHGALESVIYVVRGQARMRWGEHLEFTAEAGPGDFIFVPPYVPHQEINASTDEPLECVLVRSDNEAVVVNLNIDAVEAPETVFWVDPIHKHPHEH